GTTTTTTATAGTCTATGCGGTCCACTTGAGCTCCTCTATCGTCAGTTCTTTATTGAAAAAATGGTATTCCACCATGTTTTTACGTCTGGCCAAATATTCATGATTGAATGTTGGGACAGTGTAGCGGTCTACTAAAAACTTCAACTCGGCTTGGGGGAAAATTTTAAGATCATGAAGTAGTTGTGTACTGTTGGCCAGGATTTTTTCGAAAAGAAACTGTTTTTCCCGTACATTATCTGAGGTGATAATCTTATCCAGGTCGGCAGGGGTGAAATTATATTCCCAGAAACAATCCTTGATCAGTTGTTGATATTTTGCATATGTGGGGTCAGGTCTTGCAATCATACATTATTCCTGAAAAAAAAGGGTTGGGAGCTGCACTTGATTTTATGTGCTTTTTTTGCAGTTCTATAATTTCAGCACTAATCTCATTCCGTCCTCAATAGTTGCCATTATGGCGCTGGAAAGTGTGTGGACTCTCTCGGTTAAGAAAGATTTGTCGATAGTGATGATTTGTGAAATATTGACGACGCTTTTCCTGGGTAACTTTGATTGTTTGCTGGAAAGTAAAATATTACCAGGAGCTTCAGCTAAACGTAAATTTGTGGTTAGGGCAACCGCGATGATAGTGCTGATTCTACTTTTATTGAACTCGTTTGCCTGGACGATGAGTAATGGCCTTTTGTAGCCAGGCACAGACCCGACAGGCTCCGGTAGCTTGGCCCACCATATTTCACCATGTTTTATTACCATTCCTCTTTTTCCATTGAACTAAATTGCATTGTTAAAAGAGGCTGGCTTAATTTAGCAGAGTTATTCGAGTAAATATCATCCAGTTGTTTGGTGATTTGACCTGTTAATTGTTGCTCAAGAAACTTGGCAACTGCTTTGGCGTATAAGTGGCTACGAGATATACCGGCGTTTTTCGCATATTTATCTGCCGCCATAAATAATTTGTCAGGGATTGAAATCGCAGTTTTCATAAAATGTTCCCCCATCTCAGATTTCCGCTTAAGAGTATAACCAAGGTAATACCCCCCTGTCAAGAAAAGATTAGTGCCTTACAGGTTATTTTCTGGTTTAAAAAACAAGAAAATGTTAAGTGCTTCACGGGTTCTTTGCCGTCAGGCAAAGGTTCTGATGAAGAAACTTATGCA
This genomic interval from Pseudomonadota bacterium contains the following:
- a CDS encoding type II toxin-antitoxin system PemK/MazF family toxin; translated protein: MVIKHGEIWWAKLPEPVGSVPGYKRPLLIVQANEFNKSRISTIIAVALTTNLRLAEAPGNILLSSKQSKLPRKSVVNISQIITIDKSFLTERVHTLSSAIMATIEDGMRLVLKL